From Neobacillus sp. PS2-9, the proteins below share one genomic window:
- a CDS encoding DUF2075 domain-containing protein — protein sequence MIIYNETSSNFLNHIYEKKIGYVLKKNVLAKMNKVVSLSELRSWENSLPQMAKVLRDADLNDDTHVLLEYKLPSSEKRIDFLVAGQDEQGTKNAVIIELKQWQKAKVAEGDGIVRTHLGGRERETVHPAYQASSYKRYLQNFNESLYSDSSAIQLHSCAYLHNYIMASIGEPLLDKRYSRYLQESPVYFQFGDRDLAKKIRKLVSKGNGREIAESIENGKIRPSKKLVETVGSLIKGNEEFVLLDEQKVAFEKVVSKYNHFKAQTDQKHVIIIKGGPGTGKSVIGLNLMSYMLKSKAYVEYITPNQAFREVLRKKLIGSSGHVEVRDLFKGSASYVHSPENYFDVLICDEAHRLKEQGHMKKKIEGENQVTQIIRSSRISVFFIDDLQKISKKDIGSVKEVEKEAARFGAAIHTVELESQYRCSGSGNYISWLDSLLKNDQEPFKLEGDFDFKLVSSPQELKEEIVEKRGGRLLAGYAWDWTKNLVDGKLVDDVVIEEHNFALPWNDPNRIDWAIHTECANQIGCIHTVQGLEMDYVGVIIGKDLGYDEEAKKLIIRRDEFKDKGAKPAKPKKGQVDPLVELVRNTYKTLMTRGMKGCYVYCCDKGLVGYIRLHM from the coding sequence ATGATTATTTATAATGAGACTTCTTCGAACTTTTTAAACCATATTTATGAAAAAAAAATTGGGTACGTTCTCAAGAAAAACGTTCTGGCCAAAATGAATAAAGTAGTTTCTTTGAGTGAATTAAGGTCTTGGGAAAACTCCCTTCCTCAAATGGCAAAGGTTCTAAGGGATGCAGATTTAAATGATGATACTCATGTACTATTAGAATATAAGCTACCTTCATCTGAAAAAAGAATAGACTTTCTCGTCGCAGGACAAGACGAACAGGGCACGAAAAATGCAGTAATTATTGAGTTAAAACAATGGCAGAAAGCAAAAGTGGCTGAAGGAGATGGTATTGTTCGGACTCACCTTGGCGGAAGGGAACGAGAAACAGTTCATCCAGCATATCAAGCATCTTCATATAAGAGATATCTACAGAATTTTAACGAGTCCCTATACAGTGACTCATCAGCTATTCAACTACACTCATGTGCTTATTTACATAATTATATTATGGCAAGTATCGGGGAGCCGCTTCTGGATAAGCGTTACAGTAGATATTTACAGGAATCTCCAGTTTATTTTCAATTCGGTGACCGCGACTTGGCAAAGAAAATCCGAAAGTTGGTTTCAAAAGGGAATGGAAGGGAAATTGCAGAAAGCATTGAAAATGGAAAAATTAGACCATCAAAAAAGTTGGTTGAAACAGTTGGATCATTAATTAAAGGTAATGAAGAGTTTGTTTTACTTGATGAACAGAAGGTTGCATTTGAAAAAGTAGTCAGTAAATATAACCATTTCAAAGCTCAGACTGACCAAAAACATGTCATTATTATTAAAGGCGGCCCTGGGACAGGGAAATCTGTCATTGGATTAAATTTAATGAGTTATATGTTAAAATCGAAAGCTTATGTGGAGTATATAACACCGAATCAGGCTTTTAGGGAAGTACTTCGTAAAAAGTTAATCGGGTCTTCAGGTCATGTGGAAGTAAGGGATCTTTTTAAAGGTTCTGCTTCTTACGTACACTCACCTGAAAATTATTTTGATGTCCTCATATGTGACGAAGCCCATCGATTAAAAGAGCAAGGACATATGAAAAAGAAGATTGAAGGAGAAAATCAAGTAACACAAATCATTCGATCTTCACGAATAAGTGTATTCTTTATAGACGATCTTCAAAAAATCTCGAAAAAAGATATCGGAAGCGTAAAAGAGGTAGAAAAAGAAGCCGCTAGGTTTGGAGCAGCTATACATACAGTTGAACTTGAATCACAATACCGTTGCTCAGGATCAGGAAATTATATATCCTGGCTGGACAGCCTTCTTAAAAATGACCAAGAACCATTTAAGCTAGAAGGAGATTTTGATTTTAAACTAGTTTCCAGTCCTCAAGAATTAAAGGAGGAAATAGTTGAAAAGCGTGGTGGCAGATTGTTGGCCGGTTACGCATGGGATTGGACAAAAAATCTTGTGGATGGAAAGCTTGTAGATGATGTTGTCATTGAGGAGCATAACTTTGCATTGCCATGGAATGATCCCAATAGAATTGACTGGGCGATTCATACAGAATGTGCAAACCAAATCGGATGTATTCACACCGTTCAAGGTTTAGAAATGGATTATGTTGGTGTGATCATCGGTAAAGACCTGGGATATGACGAAGAAGCTAAAAAACTAATCATAAGAAGAGACGAGTTTAAGGACAAGGGAGCAAAACCAGCAAAGCCGAAAAAAGGGCAGGTTGACCCACTTGTTGAACTTGTTCGGAATACCTATAAAACGTTGATGACTAGAGGAATGAAGGGGTGTTATGTTTATTGTTGTGATAAGGGATTGGTAGGGTATATTCGATTGCATATGTAG
- a CDS encoding sigma factor-like helix-turn-helix DNA-binding protein yields MNDYLNIPFYYLNIQKDIYSATLQEAFQKADLLQYLREVYQSDITLFYNIRDELILRGIEFKDQHQNNVFPALQYEIKHIISTDQPGDNYLDIDNSVTGIQTLVNRYKPESDYFFLNIPLEGLAYFLNKDASFLAKQLERAGFIITPVADFTLKDFSLDKEDSLEKEEEDLEVSPVQDDILIKECFAGREYWAFNDYCHKHKKKYFSQLTIDFIENFQHVRGVGRTKYNRLLEYLEELKEERNITLGQITKPKKIVSMTPMEYFTNNRLKRVLERKQVDYLRFLDEIYVTEEKNIYSTVETEVIKEKCDYVKKLIDEINQEEEERQFLELQVSIKNHPNYPYLMELTKGNVKRLLHLSFDESEDNIHIFEMVENIKYADELSLIYSGLNKFKRVNERIAAMKNLLDERTWEIVISRLVKSLQEIGEQVGLTRERVRQIELKALGKLQQQGKLLYLEIYFNHFLQNDMSMKIEAFMEKLEIDPSFKEIFTICVSQNEHLELKDGVLINKSLHDYVLTQQGEIRGWDKTLLDAAEVLEQFNSEGEYEFTIQSIDKLLDEIGYVRKNSLYFKHTIKLPDQITYLFKHKLTGPLEMTDEGFEYLQELMSEVFNDQFESGKRAAVARIRDTKNVILVDGNTFMYYDLNSVPQELIDQIESAIESALEIEKMVTANTLYQRNLETWKRYNINSHFQLYSILQYHFADVYVIGKGNTLGIFRSNQAKVDIENVLISQLERDGGVLSKKEILDHFKWPAYKLEQLLARSRELIVVEEDRLDGYGVRIFSSFSFTEDELEKLRNFTLDFIEEDYLFPNDLFIEMEFDDELSDILAKRNITNLYTFVSIIKWLFPDLRGFPQLLYLKESEVNSIEQAISQRFDTILRRDELEDFLEEKGYAKSSISSVTASLLEEKLFYNYTAYQYINSKQVDFNDQVMQSLKVYLQKSFKDKSYLPALDLKGYTTDVLPVSSFVWQPQLITAFAQEVGYRYIRTISDYRYNKWILVRDDLNVTNYEELVHFVITNEYEGNFHEREVAKFLAERKLAHNPYQLPIEIKTSKYFVMKDLGFIEVKERNDGVNRSTTTV; encoded by the coding sequence TTGAATGATTATTTAAATATTCCTTTCTACTATTTGAATATACAAAAAGATATATATAGCGCAACTCTTCAAGAGGCGTTCCAAAAAGCAGATTTATTACAATATCTTCGAGAAGTGTATCAGTCAGATATTACTCTCTTTTATAACATCCGTGACGAATTAATTCTTCGAGGAATCGAATTTAAAGATCAACATCAAAATAACGTATTTCCCGCATTACAGTATGAAATTAAACATATCATTAGTACAGATCAACCGGGAGACAACTATTTGGATATTGATAATTCGGTTACCGGTATTCAGACTCTTGTTAATCGGTACAAACCTGAGTCCGATTATTTTTTTCTGAATATCCCACTAGAAGGCTTAGCCTACTTCTTAAACAAGGATGCTTCTTTCCTAGCCAAACAATTAGAAAGGGCGGGGTTTATTATTACTCCAGTTGCGGACTTTACTTTGAAGGATTTCAGTCTAGACAAAGAAGATTCACTAGAAAAAGAGGAAGAAGATCTAGAAGTTTCACCGGTTCAAGATGATATATTAATAAAAGAATGCTTTGCAGGTCGGGAATACTGGGCATTCAACGATTATTGTCATAAGCATAAAAAGAAGTATTTTTCACAGCTTACTATTGACTTTATCGAAAACTTTCAACATGTAAGAGGTGTAGGAAGAACAAAATACAATAGATTATTAGAATACCTCGAGGAACTAAAGGAAGAAAGGAACATTACACTTGGACAAATTACAAAACCGAAAAAAATAGTTTCTATGACCCCGATGGAGTATTTCACTAACAATCGTCTGAAACGAGTGTTAGAAAGAAAACAAGTAGATTACTTACGGTTCCTGGATGAGATTTATGTCACTGAAGAGAAGAACATATATTCAACAGTTGAAACAGAAGTAATAAAGGAAAAATGTGATTACGTAAAAAAATTAATCGATGAAATCAATCAGGAAGAAGAGGAAAGACAGTTTTTAGAGCTTCAGGTATCAATAAAAAATCACCCGAACTATCCATATTTAATGGAATTGACAAAAGGAAATGTTAAGCGACTATTACATTTATCCTTTGATGAATCTGAAGACAATATTCACATTTTTGAAATGGTAGAAAATATCAAGTATGCCGATGAATTGTCGTTAATTTACAGCGGTTTAAATAAATTTAAGCGTGTAAATGAGAGAATCGCTGCTATGAAGAACTTGTTGGATGAACGTACCTGGGAAATCGTTATCAGTCGTTTAGTTAAATCCCTTCAAGAAATTGGGGAGCAGGTAGGACTGACTAGGGAGAGAGTAAGGCAAATCGAACTAAAAGCTTTAGGGAAGCTACAGCAGCAAGGAAAACTACTTTACTTAGAGATTTACTTTAATCACTTTTTGCAAAATGATATGAGCATGAAGATTGAAGCATTTATGGAAAAGCTTGAAATTGATCCAAGCTTTAAAGAAATATTCACAATTTGTGTTTCTCAAAATGAACACTTAGAGTTAAAGGATGGAGTTCTTATTAATAAGAGTTTACATGATTATGTTTTAACCCAGCAAGGTGAGATTCGTGGATGGGACAAAACCCTGCTGGATGCTGCCGAAGTGTTAGAACAATTTAATAGTGAGGGAGAATATGAATTTACCATTCAATCTATTGATAAGCTGTTGGACGAAATTGGTTATGTTCGTAAAAACTCCTTGTATTTTAAACATACAATAAAATTACCAGATCAAATTACGTATCTGTTTAAGCATAAACTTACCGGACCCCTAGAAATGACGGATGAGGGGTTCGAATATCTGCAAGAGCTGATGAGTGAGGTATTTAATGATCAATTTGAAAGTGGGAAACGGGCTGCTGTTGCTCGAATTAGAGATACAAAGAATGTGATTTTAGTCGATGGTAATACGTTCATGTATTATGATTTAAATTCTGTTCCTCAGGAGCTTATTGATCAAATCGAAAGCGCTATCGAAAGCGCGTTAGAGATCGAGAAGATGGTTACAGCTAATACCCTTTATCAACGCAATCTCGAAACTTGGAAACGTTACAATATAAATTCGCATTTCCAACTTTATAGTATTTTGCAATATCATTTTGCTGATGTGTATGTCATTGGGAAAGGAAATACATTAGGAATTTTCCGTTCAAATCAGGCAAAGGTCGATATTGAAAATGTTCTCATTTCCCAGCTGGAAAGGGACGGTGGCGTTCTTTCTAAAAAGGAAATATTAGATCATTTTAAATGGCCAGCATATAAATTAGAGCAGCTTTTAGCTCGTTCCAGAGAATTAATTGTAGTAGAAGAAGATAGATTGGATGGCTATGGGGTGAGAATATTTTCTTCCTTTAGTTTTACTGAGGACGAATTAGAAAAGCTACGAAACTTTACCTTGGATTTTATAGAAGAGGACTACTTGTTCCCAAACGATTTATTTATTGAAATGGAATTCGACGATGAGCTAAGTGATATCTTAGCAAAACGGAATATTACCAATCTATATACCTTTGTATCTATCATAAAATGGTTATTCCCGGATCTACGTGGATTCCCGCAGCTTTTATATCTAAAGGAAAGTGAAGTCAATTCGATTGAACAAGCCATTAGTCAAAGGTTTGATACCATTTTAAGACGTGATGAATTAGAAGATTTCTTAGAGGAAAAGGGTTATGCGAAAAGCAGTATATCCAGCGTAACTGCTTCCCTTTTAGAAGAAAAGCTTTTCTATAATTATACTGCGTATCAATATATTAATAGCAAACAAGTTGACTTTAATGACCAAGTGATGCAAAGCTTAAAGGTCTATTTACAAAAGTCATTTAAGGATAAGTCTTATTTGCCAGCACTTGATTTAAAAGGCTATACGACGGATGTGCTGCCGGTTTCAAGTTTTGTTTGGCAGCCACAGCTCATTACAGCCTTTGCTCAGGAGGTAGGTTATCGCTATATTCGTACCATTTCTGATTATCGTTATAATAAGTGGATCTTAGTACGTGACGACTTGAATGTAACGAACTACGAGGAGCTTGTGCACTTTGTCATTACAAATGAATATGAAGGTAATTTCCATGAAAGAGAGGTTGCGAAATTTTTGGCTGAGCGTAAGCTAGCACATAACCCATACCAGTTGCCGATTGAAATTAAAACGAGCAAATATTTTGTGATGAAGGACTTAGGATTTATTGAAGTGAAGGAGCGAAATGATGGAGTTAACCGATCTACAACTACAGTATAA
- a CDS encoding DEAD/DEAH box helicase family protein, with amino-acid sequence MMELTDLQLQYKYRSDFHTIHRDFYEKCLYTSVRYDRAAGYFSSESLKMIAKGLEVFLYNGGHIRIVANPQLTSEDINAIEKGYKAKGDVIEGSLLRAIESSAQSIEENTLNVLAWLIYNNQLEIKIAFTNNHALYHEKFGLFEDLAGNTVAFSGSANETVGGVKNNFEKIDVYLPNEDQHRIEDMKEDFKRLWYNETNGLTIIDVPNIVREKLMEYKGEKPKQPKLKQEIVPHSYQIEAINALKSNGWKGILEMATGTGKTITSLLAMSQYKKDNQRAFVIIFAPFKHLVDQWKKECERFEVKFPTLCYESKTKWLPELEAEVRNFNLGITDLHVVITTYDAAANTEFVAQVSKLQEHVFLIADECHYLGSQQFRKLSFANIKARLGLSATPDRWWDETGTMFLKDFFKDVVYTYSLDEAIAANKLTPYTYEPHIVSLTDSELDTYNKLTRRIINQYNQKDPNEDQLSTLNRKRALILAKAWGKIPSLLSMLEEKGVGNIYHTIVYCAENQVNELTVTLSQLGLKVHKFDSTVPTKERQRILVAFANEEIQVLVAIKCLDEGVDVPSTRVAYFLASTSNPREFIQRRGRILRKSLGKHLAEIHDFIVFPQDVDEKTFTMIAKKELPRFAEFCGSAINRSSAKNKVLPYISPYNLNHLMDMKPWDVYKEMKEAFDRDYYFE; translated from the coding sequence ATGATGGAGTTAACCGATCTACAACTACAGTATAAATATCGTTCTGACTTTCATACTATTCACCGTGATTTTTATGAAAAATGTTTGTATACAAGTGTTCGCTATGATAGGGCAGCCGGTTATTTTTCGAGTGAGAGCCTGAAAATGATTGCCAAGGGATTAGAGGTTTTCCTGTACAATGGCGGGCATATTCGAATCGTTGCCAATCCGCAGCTTACCTCTGAGGATATTAATGCCATTGAAAAAGGATACAAAGCAAAGGGGGATGTCATTGAGGGTTCGTTGCTCCGTGCAATAGAGTCTTCCGCTCAATCTATCGAAGAAAATACATTAAATGTCTTAGCATGGCTCATTTACAACAATCAACTCGAAATTAAAATTGCTTTTACCAATAATCATGCGCTCTACCATGAAAAGTTTGGATTATTTGAAGATTTAGCTGGTAATACTGTTGCATTTTCGGGTTCTGCAAATGAAACAGTCGGTGGAGTTAAAAACAACTTTGAGAAAATTGACGTCTATTTACCTAATGAAGACCAACATCGAATTGAAGATATGAAAGAAGATTTTAAGAGGCTTTGGTATAACGAGACAAACGGTTTAACTATCATTGATGTACCAAATATCGTACGTGAAAAGTTAATGGAGTATAAAGGGGAAAAGCCGAAACAGCCAAAGTTGAAGCAGGAAATCGTTCCGCATAGTTATCAAATAGAAGCTATCAATGCTTTAAAATCAAATGGCTGGAAAGGCATCTTAGAAATGGCCACAGGTACCGGAAAAACGATTACCAGCTTACTTGCAATGTCCCAATACAAGAAGGACAATCAACGGGCTTTCGTGATTATTTTTGCACCTTTTAAGCATTTAGTGGATCAGTGGAAAAAGGAATGTGAACGTTTCGAAGTGAAGTTCCCAACGCTCTGTTATGAATCGAAGACGAAGTGGTTGCCCGAACTAGAAGCGGAAGTGCGTAATTTTAACTTGGGGATTACCGATTTGCATGTTGTGATTACCACCTATGATGCGGCAGCTAATACCGAATTCGTTGCGCAAGTTTCGAAGTTGCAGGAGCATGTGTTTTTAATTGCGGATGAATGTCATTATTTAGGGTCGCAGCAGTTTAGAAAATTATCCTTTGCCAATATAAAGGCACGTTTAGGATTATCAGCTACACCTGATCGATGGTGGGATGAGACTGGTACCATGTTTTTAAAAGATTTCTTTAAAGATGTAGTCTATACATATTCTCTAGATGAAGCCATTGCGGCTAATAAGCTAACACCTTACACCTATGAGCCACACATTGTTAGTTTAACAGACAGCGAGCTTGACACTTATAACAAATTAACTCGACGGATAATTAACCAATACAATCAAAAGGATCCTAATGAGGACCAGCTAAGTACATTGAATCGGAAGCGTGCGCTTATTTTGGCAAAGGCCTGGGGGAAAATACCGAGTCTACTTTCTATGCTGGAAGAAAAAGGTGTAGGGAATATTTACCATACAATTGTTTACTGTGCTGAAAATCAAGTTAATGAGTTAACGGTTACACTGAGTCAATTAGGATTAAAGGTGCATAAATTTGATTCAACTGTTCCAACTAAGGAACGCCAACGTATTTTAGTTGCTTTTGCAAATGAAGAGATTCAAGTCCTTGTTGCAATTAAATGTTTAGACGAGGGTGTGGATGTGCCAAGTACAAGGGTTGCTTACTTTTTAGCGAGTACTTCAAATCCTAGAGAGTTTATTCAACGCCGGGGTCGCATTTTAAGGAAGTCACTTGGGAAGCATCTCGCTGAAATTCATGATTTCATCGTATTCCCTCAAGATGTGGATGAAAAGACGTTTACCATGATCGCCAAAAAGGAATTGCCGCGATTTGCTGAGTTTTGTGGAAGTGCGATAAATCGCTCTTCCGCCAAAAATAAAGTTTTACCCTATATTTCACCTTATAATTTAAATCATTTGATGGATATGAAGCCATGGGATGTATATAAAGAAATGAAGGAGGCATTTGACCGTGACTACTATTTTGAATAA
- a CDS encoding AAA family ATPase: MIKIKSVFIKRYRSIMELALNVDDDNNYITICGENNAGKTNTLRAIDLFFNPEKYHAEIDSPYHKYYGSRGGAVYPEITIEFLVDGIDRIKVKREFDNDTLSKTTGERLKVAGVRDKKQKMTDKDVTAFLKKINFFFVESVNISLPKLINGVIDEIYDLEYEKSQFRGLKKELKDSFDNYIKGLLEILNKLADEINPVFKQYKEDWGVGFDLTSDIKKFRDLITDDVQFYINDQSNKRIDAKGAGLQRLAYILLHFRIIEKMNNKSVILLIDEPDVYLHQGLQKMLFNDLQLLTKTAQTFVTSHSQVFIDTYTMKNVFLLDLDITSRYFDRKKQNFSVLETKVVNLDNEDGAKKIKEYLGITEEDYQLLDKYNLIVEGETDKKYIEELSSFFKLSTPKIISANGADNIEKYLEFYNSFYQNSDPKIQTPSVLILMDNDNKGREVYKKLISLKKKAKYKYINIEIQLIPNFLGERPNGENIEKINSDLQIEDFIYPRVFCFLVNELLRKKNLKLINGEEVAKKIERPAHKDRGILHMVENEKNDKNPEFGQVLNFVSSSYASEQVKSGLSGFFNIKGNRAISQLLIAEDEKYPEVRKFLEDISDWKNYVK, encoded by the coding sequence ATGATAAAAATAAAAAGTGTTTTTATTAAAAGATACAGATCAATAATGGAATTAGCATTAAATGTCGATGATGACAACAATTATATAACAATATGTGGAGAAAATAATGCAGGAAAGACAAATACTCTTCGCGCAATTGATTTATTTTTTAATCCTGAAAAGTACCATGCGGAAATAGACTCTCCCTATCATAAGTATTATGGTTCAAGAGGAGGTGCAGTCTATCCTGAAATTACAATTGAATTTCTTGTAGATGGTATAGATAGAATAAAAGTAAAAAGAGAATTTGATAATGACACACTGAGTAAAACAACAGGAGAAAGACTTAAAGTTGCTGGTGTTAGGGATAAGAAGCAAAAAATGACTGATAAAGATGTAACCGCATTCTTAAAGAAAATAAATTTCTTTTTTGTCGAATCTGTTAATATTTCTTTACCTAAACTAATTAATGGTGTTATTGATGAAATTTATGATTTAGAGTATGAAAAAAGCCAATTTAGAGGGTTAAAAAAAGAATTAAAAGATTCATTTGATAATTATATAAAGGGTTTATTGGAGATATTAAATAAACTAGCAGATGAAATAAATCCTGTATTTAAACAGTATAAAGAAGACTGGGGAGTTGGATTCGATCTTACATCAGATATAAAAAAGTTTAGAGATCTTATTACAGATGATGTTCAATTTTATATTAATGATCAATCAAATAAAAGAATAGATGCTAAAGGAGCCGGCTTGCAAAGACTAGCATACATTCTTTTGCACTTTAGAATTATAGAAAAAATGAATAATAAATCAGTAATTTTATTAATAGATGAACCGGATGTATATCTGCATCAAGGACTTCAAAAGATGCTATTCAATGATCTTCAGCTACTGACAAAGACAGCACAAACTTTTGTAACATCCCATTCACAAGTATTTATAGATACTTATACTATGAAAAATGTATTCTTATTAGATTTAGATATCACTTCCAGATATTTTGATAGAAAAAAACAAAATTTTAGTGTATTAGAAACAAAGGTTGTGAATTTAGATAATGAAGATGGTGCAAAGAAAATAAAAGAGTATTTAGGAATTACAGAAGAGGATTATCAGTTGTTAGATAAGTATAATTTAATTGTAGAAGGAGAGACAGATAAAAAATACATTGAAGAATTATCCTCTTTCTTTAAGTTAAGTACTCCAAAAATTATTTCTGCTAATGGCGCTGATAATATTGAAAAGTATTTAGAGTTTTATAATTCTTTTTATCAAAATTCTGATCCAAAAATTCAAACTCCTTCAGTATTAATATTAATGGATAATGATAACAAAGGAAGAGAAGTGTATAAAAAACTAATAAGCTTAAAAAAGAAAGCGAAGTACAAATACATCAATATTGAGATTCAACTTATTCCAAATTTTTTAGGTGAACGTCCAAATGGTGAAAATATAGAAAAAATTAATTCAGATCTCCAAATCGAAGATTTTATATACCCTAGGGTATTTTGTTTTCTGGTAAATGAGTTATTAAGAAAGAAAAATCTCAAACTAATTAATGGTGAAGAGGTTGCTAAGAAAATAGAAAGACCTGCACATAAAGATAGGGGAATTTTGCATATGGTTGAAAATGAAAAGAATGATAAAAATCCAGAGTTTGGACAAGTACTTAACTTTGTTAGTTCGAGTTATGCGTCAGAACAAGTAAAAAGCGGTTTGTCAGGGTTTTTTAATATTAAAGGAAACAGAGCGATTTCACAATTGCTGATTGCGGAAGACGAAAAATATCCCGAGGTAAGAAAATTTCTTGAGGACATTTCTGATTGGAAGAATTACGTCAAATAA
- a CDS encoding AAA family ATPase, giving the protein MKLLELEMENFRQYMGKQKVEFASNDKNITIIFGENGKGKTGIFRALMFCLYGSTHIQQDNPSEPIHLVSMKLLDSSTRPVKASVRILFEHRGQQYEMTRSVRGVKRGYRIEERFDSVKLASFDEMGNYNPNLLDNELRVREKMNEILDEEIKDFFLFDAEKIDTLAKTDAQVKKEVKTAIFKLLQINNVEEAKALLDTLFNSEKAAAIRSAGNINIEAKQREIEAEKENIAGITELINQLEIDQKENNKLIDKYNLQLSQNEGIRIIQERIKMYQDQLTMKTNHLNDLKAQAVEVLKKDAAFLLFNSSFQNVKNYLSQLVSQQGSIVPADVLEQSLVNHVCACCNNDLSLHSENLEYVKALKENYTRSELTAMSSSIKNMIVDKENHYNETEQTIMSLLRKMNEIERERKEIIRDIDVQKKEIGSRAETELNLDKIKQALENETANLTRTRANIIAKKEALATAETKLVNLEKELKEMMRNNESLLFDSKVIERIDSLRQDIKDISNEFSTTMRHKLRDLTTDIFKKLIDRKDVNLISSININDKFELEIIGGEGIEITQDISQGQRQIVALSFITALAQVATGDNMTITFPLFMDSPFNRISGVNRDQLIMNIPNLTSQWVLLLTDTELTTSEERVFKEEGRLGKFYRINQIEPMNAKLEEVSLHEALTTRGM; this is encoded by the coding sequence ATGAAACTATTAGAACTAGAAATGGAAAACTTCCGTCAATATATGGGAAAGCAAAAGGTTGAGTTTGCGTCTAATGATAAAAATATTACGATCATTTTTGGAGAAAATGGTAAAGGGAAAACGGGTATCTTCCGTGCCCTTATGTTTTGTTTATATGGGAGTACTCATATTCAACAGGACAACCCATCAGAGCCTATTCACCTTGTAAGCATGAAGCTCCTTGACAGTTCAACACGTCCTGTGAAAGCGTCGGTTCGTATTCTTTTTGAACATCGCGGCCAGCAGTATGAAATGACTCGTTCGGTACGAGGAGTAAAGCGAGGCTATCGAATTGAAGAACGCTTCGATAGTGTGAAACTAGCATCATTTGATGAAATGGGGAACTATAATCCTAACTTACTGGATAATGAACTTCGAGTACGTGAAAAAATGAATGAGATCTTGGATGAAGAAATCAAGGACTTCTTTCTGTTTGATGCGGAGAAAATTGACACGCTAGCTAAAACGGACGCACAGGTCAAAAAAGAAGTGAAAACTGCCATTTTTAAGCTGCTTCAGATTAATAACGTGGAAGAAGCAAAAGCCCTTTTAGATACTCTATTTAACTCAGAAAAGGCTGCGGCAATTCGCAGTGCTGGAAACATAAACATTGAAGCCAAGCAAAGGGAAATCGAAGCAGAAAAAGAAAATATTGCTGGCATTACCGAATTAATAAACCAGCTGGAAATTGACCAGAAAGAAAATAATAAACTCATTGATAAATATAATTTACAACTTTCTCAAAATGAAGGAATTAGGATTATCCAAGAGCGGATTAAAATGTATCAAGACCAACTGACAATGAAAACGAATCACTTAAATGATTTAAAAGCACAAGCGGTTGAGGTATTAAAAAAGGATGCAGCTTTCCTATTATTTAACAGCTCTTTCCAAAATGTAAAAAATTATTTAAGTCAGCTCGTTTCTCAACAAGGCAGTATTGTGCCGGCAGATGTATTAGAGCAATCATTAGTTAATCATGTATGTGCTTGCTGTAACAATGATCTGAGTCTTCACTCGGAAAATTTAGAGTATGTGAAGGCATTGAAAGAAAACTATACTCGCTCAGAATTAACAGCTATGTCAAGCTCTATAAAAAATATGATTGTTGATAAGGAAAATCATTACAACGAAACTGAACAAACCATTATGAGTTTGCTGCGAAAAATGAACGAAATCGAGCGTGAGCGCAAAGAAATTATTCGGGATATTGACGTCCAGAAAAAGGAAATTGGCTCCCGTGCAGAAACGGAACTTAATTTAGATAAGATTAAGCAAGCGTTAGAAAATGAAACAGCTAACCTAACGAGAACCAGAGCGAATATCATTGCTAAAAAAGAGGCGCTCGCTACTGCGGAAACTAAACTAGTAAACTTAGAAAAAGAATTAAAAGAAATGATGCGTAACAACGAAAGCTTATTATTTGATTCAAAAGTAATCGAGCGCATCGACAGTTTACGCCAAGACATCAAAGATATTTCAAATGAATTTAGTACGACGATGCGTCATAAGCTGCGTGATTTAACAACTGATATCTTTAAAAAATTAATCGACCGAAAAGACGTTAACTTAATTAGTAGCATCAACATTAACGATAAATTTGAGCTTGAAATTATTGGGGGAGAGGGAATCGAAATTACCCAAGATATTTCACAGGGACAGCGGCAAATCGTTGCATTATCGTTTATTACTGCACTTGCACAAGTAGCAACAGGAGATAATATGACGATTACGTTTCCATTGTTCATGGATTCCCCATTTAACCGTATTAGTGGTGTAAACCGTGATCAGTTAATCATGAATATCCCGAACTTAACATCGCAGTGGGTTTTATTATTAACTGACACAGAGCTTACAACTAGCGAGGAACGCGTGTTCAAAGAGGAAGGCCGTCTCGGCAAATTCTATCGGATCAATCAAATTGAGCCGATGAACGCGAAGTTGGAAGAAGTAAGCCTACATGAAGCATTAACAACTAGGGGGATGTAG